GTCTCCGAAACCTCGCCGGCTTCAGGCGACGAGGCGGGAGTCGATACATCTTTCACTCCTGAGTTCGAGCAGTTGACCCCGTCCGAACGCATCGCGCCGCTGCTTCTGACATTGGACGAAACGGAGCCTGACGTCCGGATGCTCCGCGAATACACACAGAGGTCGAAGTCACTTTGGACAATCGACCTTAACGACTTCATTCGCAACGACGAGCCGGAACTCGACCGGCTCTGCCGCGATGTACTGCGTGTCATTCTGATCGCGGACGAACTTTGCACGCACGAACTGAATCAACCGAAGGACATTCGGCAGGTGATCTTCGATGAACTTTCTGACGTCTTCCAGAAGTCGCTCGAACTCGGCGATTGCCTTGAGAAACTGCTTGAATGCCATACCGGTACTCTTCAGAACCGGCTCCTGGTCGTTTCGAACAAATTCCTCGAAACGCGTTTAAGGCTAGAACGGACGATCGTTCGTTTCAGCAACCATCATCTCGGTTTGATCAAGACCGAAAGGGCTGAAAAGAAAGAGGACAGCCGGGTCTCCGAAGCGGTGACGGCGCAAACGGCGGTCAAGGCAGTCAAACCGCATCGCGTCAGCCGATGGCTGATGTTGGTGACAGTGCTCGTAGCGTTTGCGAGTGGGGGAGTATATTTCCTCGCCGGGCAGCTTGAAGAATTCGTGCCTAAATCACAGGATTTTGAGGAATTGAACGTTGCCGAATTGCCGACCAGCGAGCATTTGCTCAAAGCATACCGTCACAGCACGACGCTTTTCGTGATCACGAAGGAATCCTGGGATACTCTGACCGACGATGAGAAGCGCGGCGCGATCAGTAAGTTGGTCTCGGTTCCGGCTCCGTCAAGAATCGAAACCGTTATCGTCACCAACTCGGAAGGGCGTCCGATGGCCGATCTCTCGCGGGCCGGCATCAACGTCTCGCCCGATCTCTAAGTGCCCGCACGCGCAGTTTCTTTGGGAAGCAAAGCAGCGATCTCATTGATGATGTTGCGCGTGGAATTCTGAATCGTAAGCCCTTCGGTCGCAGCCTTCATATCTGCGTATTTCCCGTTATCGGCCAATAAATGCCGGATCGTCGGCACGATATCCGATGAATTCTCCAGCATGATCCCAGCGCCGCGCGACTTTAGAAGCGCGACCGTTCCCGCCTCTTGCGGCATCGGCGGCGTCGTTGCATCAGCGATGATGGGCAGTCGGCACGCGAGCGCTTCAAATGTCGTCAGCCCGCCCAGTTTGCTGACCATCACATTCGCGGACTGCATAAGCTTCTCGATCTCATCCGAATAACCGATGACCTTGACCGGGAACTTCGCGGACTTCGCAAGTTCTTCTGCCTCTTTCAACAGCTCTTCGTTTTTACCGGCGAGAAAGATCGCCTGAACATCAAGATCGCCGCGGACCAGTTCGCGAAAGATCTGCGGAATGTTGCCGCCGCCGATCCAACCGGCATTGACAAACACCGTAAACTTGTCCGGATTCAGGCCAAATGCGCGGCGAACGCTCTGCGCGTCCTTTTCCGTAACTTCGTGGAATTTCGGATTGACGGGCATTCCCGAGATCTTGATTTTTTCGGGATTGATCCCGTAATCGATCAACTGCCGACGCGCGTCGTCATTGGCGACGAGATAGAGCGAAACATCGTCGCACGCCCAGCCTTTCCAGAAACCGTAACAGGGGTCGGTAACGACGGTGACGAGGGGAATCTGATCCGACAGTTTCAGTTCCTTGAGGATTCTCGCAAAGATATGCTGGGTCAACGGATGAACGCTGACGACGATGTGCGGGCACCATTTTTCAAAGATATTGCGAACGTAGCCGATGCATCGCTTTTGAAAAAACTCCCGCGTTTCGGGACGAACTTTGTTCATCACCCAGTAGAGGTACTTCATCCAATGTTGCCGGTTGCGCAGGATCCAGTTGTAGACCCCGACCAGTTTCTCGACAACGTGATGCGATTCCTCAACCGCTTTGATGATCCTGACCGCGACCGACCTGCCGTGCCAGAACTTGTGGAGTCCGTCGGAGATCGCCTGCGCCGCCGACCGGTGACCACCACCGGTGTCGGACGAAATTATCAGGATCTTGGGGGTGTTTTGCGGCATTGGGATGTCAAGGTCGTCAGCCGAATCGAATGGCTTTTCCGGAATCCGACCGCGAAGGACCGAGCGGCCTCCCGGTGAAACCGTTCGCTCCGGCAAACGTTACCGATCAGCGATCAAACGTTCCGTTCAGACTTTCACGGCGACGCCTTCCTGACTCGTCGCGCCAGTGTGAAGGCTTTTCGCCGCTTTCTTCATATCCTTCTCAAGCTTCTTGATCTTGACCAAGTGCTTCAAATTGAACGGCAAGCTCGGGTAGAAGCAATTCGACTCGTGGGTGCAGTAGCAGCCCGCGCCGGCTTCTTTGCGGCGATCCTTCATCAGGTCGGTACGCCAGGCGGACTGGAAATCCCAATCGTAGTCGCGAAGATTCAGAACATCCGGCTTGTTCTCGCACGACGACAACGCGCCGTTGTCGTAGATCACCGCGCCGGCGCTGCCGGCATAGCATTTGAGCTGCGCTTTGTTCTCTTCCGCAGTCTTCGAGATCAGGTCATGCATATACATATCGACCGCGGCCTTGAAATAGCCCGACTTGCCGCCATAGTTGTTCTTCAACGCGGCGTTCTTCACGTCGTCGAGGATCATCGCCGAGAGCTTCGCGTACCTTGCCGGATCAAAGTCGAGTTCCTTCGGATCCTTCGACGGCGGACGAATGTAGTTGATGTTTACCTTGTCCGGCTTAAGATCGTACTTCAGGAAATCGTACCACTCGAAGATCGTATCCTGGTTCGAATTCATCACGCACGTGCAGGTCTGAATGTCGAGCCGCGGATACTGTTCGCGCTTCATTTGCTGCAACGTCCGCGCGGTGTGGATCGCCTTGTCCCAACTTCCCTCTTTTTGACGGATCTGCTCGTGCGCTTCTTTCATACCGTCGATGCCGAGAGCGACCGTCACGTTCAAATTCGGACATTCATCGAGGATCTGCGTCACGTCCGGGAAAATTCGCGGATGGATCTGACCGTTGCTCATCAGATAGACCGAGTCCAGCTTGTTGTTCTCGTAGAACGACCGAACGATCGCCGGCAGGTCCTTGCGCGTGAACGGCTCGCCGCCGGCGAGTACGAGGATACCGAGATTGCCGCCGAGAGTACGCGAGATCTTGTCGAGTTCTTCGGCTTTCATCTGCAGTTTCTTGCGCGGCCGGTCGTCAAGCTCTTCAGTAAAAAAGCAATGCGTGCAGCGCATATCGCAGACGCTCGTGACGAGAATATTCAAAAAGACCGGCGATGCCGGCCGGCCCACAACCATACCCGCGTATCGCTTGAAAAGTTCCTTGGTTACGAAATCCATTGTTTTGTCCTTAAAATGGCGCATTTGCGCGTCACTAACTTACTTTAGCGTATTGCGCCCGAAGAGTTCAAACATAAGATGGTTTCGGCGTCGATTCGACTGTCCGTGATCTTATCACGGCGTCTCAACACCGAAGATCGGATTCGCAAATCGCTCGCGAACTTCGCTACAATAGCAGACTATGTTTCGGAGAGTGTATCTCGACAATGCCGCAACGACGCCGGTCGACCCCGAAGCGCTCGCGGCGATGCTTCCGTTTCTGAACGAGAAGTTCGGCAATGCGTCGAGCATTCATCATTTCGGTCAGGAAGCCCGGGCGGCGCTTGACCGCGCGCGCCATCAGGCGGCGCATCTCCTCAACGCGCGGCCGGCTGAGATCGTCTTCACCTCGGGCGGGACGGAATCGAACAACCTCGCGATCAGAGGATTTGCCGAAGCGAACCGGAAACACGGAGATCACATCGTCACGACGAACATCGAACACCCGGCCGTCGGGGAAGTTTGCGCCGATCTCGCGGCGCGCGGTTTTCGTGTGTCGATCGTCCCGGTCACGTCGGACGGCGTCGTGCGTGTTGCGGACGTTTTGAACGCGATCACCGACGAGACGATCCTGGTTTCGATAATGACCGCCAATAACGAGCTCGGAACGCTCCAGCCGGTCAGCGAAATCGGCCGCATCGTCAAAAGCCGCCGCGACGCGGGATCGAAGATCCGCTTTCATTCGGATGCGGTTCAGGCGGCGGGAAAGTTGAAACTTGATGTTGAGGCGATCGGCTGCGATCTGCTTTCGATCTCCGGACACAAGATCAACGCCCCGAAAGGCGCCGGTCTCCTCTACGTCAGGCGCGGAACGCGTTTGCATTCGCAAAACCTCGGCGGTCGCCAGGAACGCGGAATACGCGGCGGAACCGAGAACCTGCCGGCCATCGCCGCGCTCGGGCGGGCGTGCGAGATGGCCGGCGAATCGGTCGATGAACTGGGCGGCCGGCTCAAAACGCTTCGCGACCGGTTCGAAACCGCGATCTGCGAAAGCATCCCGGGATCGCACGTCAACGGGCAGAGCGCGGAACGTCTGCCGAACATCGCGAACATATCGTTCGCGGGCATCGAAGGCGAGGGCCTGCTGATAAATCTCGATATGCAGGGCGTCGCGGTATCGACCGGTTCGGCCTGCAGTTCCGGCAGCATCGAACCGTCGCCCGTTATCCGCGCGCTTGGTGTGACGGACGAAATGGCGCGCGGCGCCGTTCGGTTCAGTTTTGGAAAGCAAAACGACGACGCGGACGTCGACCGGGTGATGGAAATTCTCCCGCTCGCGGTCGAGGCTTTGCGGCGACTCGGCCGAAAATAGGAAAGCTATGGCAGACGAAGAAACCAAATTGAAATATATCAAGGCCGCCTGTTTTGGCGTCGGGATCGTGATCGGACTTTCGCTGATGATGTTCGTGTTCGGGGGTTCCGGGCCGTTTGCGGGAGCGATCGGTGGAATTTGCGGAGCGATGATCGGAATGGCGCTATTTTCGGTTTACGTCAAGATTAGAGGTTAGCCCGCATTGCCCGCGAATCGACGCGAATTGTCTTTCTTGATCCTCCGGGTGATCCGGCGCACCGTGTTCAAAAACGAGAACTGCCGAATTTCGCAGCCAACGGTTCGCGTTCATTCGCGAGAATTCGCGTGCAAAACCAGTCCTGTCCGTTCTGTCCGCGTTCTCGACGCGAATCGGAAATCATTGTT
The DNA window shown above is from Acidobacteriota bacterium and carries:
- a CDS encoding glycosyltransferase, with protein sequence MPERTVSPGGRSVLRGRIPEKPFDSADDLDIPMPQNTPKILIISSDTGGGHRSAAQAISDGLHKFWHGRSVAVRIIKAVEESHHVVEKLVGVYNWILRNRQHWMKYLYWVMNKVRPETREFFQKRCIGYVRNIFEKWCPHIVVSVHPLTQHIFARILKELKLSDQIPLVTVVTDPCYGFWKGWACDDVSLYLVANDDARRQLIDYGINPEKIKISGMPVNPKFHEVTEKDAQSVRRAFGLNPDKFTVFVNAGWIGGGNIPQIFRELVRGDLDVQAIFLAGKNEELLKEAEELAKSAKFPVKVIGYSDEIEKLMQSANVMVSKLGGLTTFEALACRLPIIADATTPPMPQEAGTVALLKSRGAGIMLENSSDIVPTIRHLLADNGKYADMKAATEGLTIQNSTRNIINEIAALLPKETARAGT
- a CDS encoding radical SAM protein; this translates as MDFVTKELFKRYAGMVVGRPASPVFLNILVTSVCDMRCTHCFFTEELDDRPRKKLQMKAEELDKISRTLGGNLGILVLAGGEPFTRKDLPAIVRSFYENNKLDSVYLMSNGQIHPRIFPDVTQILDECPNLNVTVALGIDGMKEAHEQIRQKEGSWDKAIHTARTLQQMKREQYPRLDIQTCTCVMNSNQDTIFEWYDFLKYDLKPDKVNINYIRPPSKDPKELDFDPARYAKLSAMILDDVKNAALKNNYGGKSGYFKAAVDMYMHDLISKTAEENKAQLKCYAGSAGAVIYDNGALSSCENKPDVLNLRDYDWDFQSAWRTDLMKDRRKEAGAGCYCTHESNCFYPSLPFNLKHLVKIKKLEKDMKKAAKSLHTGATSQEGVAVKV
- a CDS encoding cysteine desulfurase codes for the protein MFRRVYLDNAATTPVDPEALAAMLPFLNEKFGNASSIHHFGQEARAALDRARHQAAHLLNARPAEIVFTSGGTESNNLAIRGFAEANRKHGDHIVTTNIEHPAVGEVCADLAARGFRVSIVPVTSDGVVRVADVLNAITDETILVSIMTANNELGTLQPVSEIGRIVKSRRDAGSKIRFHSDAVQAAGKLKLDVEAIGCDLLSISGHKINAPKGAGLLYVRRGTRLHSQNLGGRQERGIRGGTENLPAIAALGRACEMAGESVDELGGRLKTLRDRFETAICESIPGSHVNGQSAERLPNIANISFAGIEGEGLLINLDMQGVAVSTGSACSSGSIEPSPVIRALGVTDEMARGAVRFSFGKQNDDADVDRVMEILPLAVEALRRLGRK